A genomic segment from Acyrthosiphon pisum isolate AL4f chromosome A3, pea_aphid_22Mar2018_4r6ur, whole genome shotgun sequence encodes:
- the LOC100165632 gene encoding regulating synaptic membrane exocytosis protein 2 isoform X3 encodes MTALPAHGTTHIAPSLCRVVALLSAVCWCWVLRMAAEMPDLSHLTPEEREIIESVVHRQKQEEQKEQEIMRRKQEEVILLEEKIRQRSEQQKKAGVELDATCHICLKTKFADGVGHLCNYCGIRCCARCGGKVTLRSSKVIWVCILCRKKQELLSKSGEWINHGMAAAGGDPSRRSEVSSPCMMSDKRPKLERAHSAVEKENVPLLQRSNSLLRRQYSQQEPSSRKEQEHGLTDEYYRTGHDDYYRGGQLEGVSHRTGTGNQSSRSSHHQPPLHQFGPAAVDCKQSMMGGRGGPGPVPVRKHKRPGNTMPPERLHQQHQQHQQHQHQHQRISFSSSEEEELRSTSECTSCDEHESEKAIYRKMGTINGPRRKKTVRFDHRNHQTTQQTSKDSGFDTGSSIFTSNDDPIYLGDIKQPMSWQRSPDNKFLIGHMVLNKSVWETPISPSSSAAAMLGLKITGGKFLSATGRRCAIIDRVRKGSTADMEGNLKPGDEVLEWNGCLLQGKTQKEVSDIISESKHLPQIELKVSRSILPRRASYGTPTKAKTSSMGLYDLRKDKPYVMVTSPGSPEHLASNPARVLRASKSVSGPNSLHVGGKIQVKLGFDPQSLKLVVTIMAASNLLPRSDGSPRSAYAKVCLLPDTSEKSKRRTKTIMNSTDPKWNQNFSFTTMRRSDLKFKVLQISLWDYDNNPTNQFLGEVLIELGLKKLENLAEWYPLTAHQEITGEGGITIGDYDMEYSGEHLSPPSTLSRQSDSDASDVDDCCSGRRVGADGASISSLGSSISPPPDYDHLDRRKSRRDMSPLQKSYVYGTTIEKKYGYEVSLKQQSVPIRSTTSVSHRSRSAAPTDSPSQHSRSRSKSPTMLSDRRSLSPPDYRYPGGIQSYRQGPSRFLARSATATPTSTPKKRQLPQIPGAMPSSLDERIPYYFDDQTSSFRRRTRQVQPRRVQSRTGGLGRLHHYGGLSDSDIPMQQLRSLTPPHVRGSMMSRGETGDTCDIDDSDSVISSALSTQSEQPRSTRFCCCNATDYRYPSTSHSPSCSFSKSSSKRDSIHLYRYNSFPADYFLLHPIDNRPVLTENSPTENPKPLKKTRFNLNHLDNHDPLYDSDSGLDMLGFQSPTERQRSRRKRNLTLDLGESVLDVVGSYSGAAVAFSYALTDPLNAIVHGSDYGASHSRSGSQQSPVMAPTTDSKRAQFSRSLSNADVQTDNITDSGSSGKRRGDSSSLTESAGKSSASGTNSSTSGMGKKSASASQLSATGRKRRLGFGSKGKSSFTVHRSEEVLPGASRPLVKQPSSVSSDGEASQDGESAGQSTEGEVTTFIGKLGPGQKVSRQILGTPYRGDVKIGFNFFVNFMEVTVFEAKDLINVKETKTKLPDTYVKVYLVKGKKCVEKHRTKTIKESLQPKYMEMLKFKSSPAGCLIQVSVWGDYGREKGRKVFMGVAVIYMDSITTSPGSSLTEWYRLFGSSSL; translated from the exons GCGCACGGGACGACGCACATAGCACCGTCGTTGTGCCGGGTGGTGGCGCTTCTTAGTGCCGTGTGCTGGTGTTGGGTACTGAGAATGGCTGCCGAGATGCCGGACCTGTCGCACCTGACGCCCGAGGAACGGGAGATCATCGAGTCCGTAGTGCACAGGCAAAAACAGGAGGAACAGAAGGAACAGGAAATCATGAG GCGAAAGCAAGAAGAAGTAATTTTATTGGAAGAGAAAATCCGGCAACGCAGTGAACAGCAAAAAAAGGCAGGCGTCGAGTTGGACGCAACTTGTCATATATGCCTGAAGACCAAATTTGCCGACGGTGTCGGACACCTGTGCAACTATTGCGGTATCAGATGTTGTGCCAGGTGTGGTGGCAAGGTTACCCTGCGTTCTAGCAAA GTGATATGGGTGTGCATATTGTGCCGGAAAAAACAAGAGCTTCTCAGCAAGTCTGGGGAATGGATCAACCACGGTATGGCGGCCGCGGGCGGCGACCCGTCCCGACGTTCCGAGGTGTCGTCGCCCTGTATGATGTCGGATAAGAGGCCCAAGCTCGAGAGGGCACACAGCGCAGTGGAAAAGGAGAACGTGCCACTGTTGCAACGGTCCAATAGCCTCCTGCGGCGCCAATACTCCCAACAGGAGCCGTCCAGCCGGAAGGAGCAGGAGCATGGACTGACCGACGAATACTATCGCACA GGCCATGACGATTACTATCGTGGCGGTCAGCTGGAAGGGGTGTCACACAGGACCGGAACCGGCAACCAGTCGTCCAGGTCTTCGCACCACCAGCCTCCGCTGCACCAGTTCGGTCCTGCTGCGGTGGACTGTAAACAGTCGATGATGGGGGGTCGTGGAGGTCCCGGTCCCGTGCCGGTGCGCAAGCACAAAAGGCCCGGGAACACGATGCCCCCCGAACGGCTACACCAGCAGCACCAGCAGCACCAACAGCACCAGCACCAGCACCAACGCATCAGTTTTTCCAGCTCTGAGGAGGAGGAGCTGCGGTCCACGTCTGAGTGCACCAGCTGTGACGAGCACGAAAGCGAAAAAG CAATTTACCGCAAGATGGGTACCATTAATGGACCGAGGCGAAAGAAAACTGTGCGATTCGACCACCGAAACCATCAAACGACACAACAAACGTCCAAAGACTCCGGATTTGACACCGGCAGTTCGATATTCACGTCCAATGATGACCCAATATACCTCGGCGACATTAAG CAACCGATGTCGTGGCAACGGAGCCCCGATAACAAGTTCTTGATAGGTCACATGGTGCTTAACAAGTCTGTTTGGGAGACCCCGATCAGCCCGTCTTCCAGCGCGGCCGCCATGTTGGGCCTGAAAATCACCGGCGGCAAATTCCTGTCGGCCACCGGAAGGAGATGCGCGATTATCGATCGCGTCCGGAAAGGCAGTACAGCTGACATGGAGGGAAATTTGAAACCGG GAGACGAGGTTTTGGAATGGAATGGTTGTCTATTGCAAGGAAAAACACAAAAAGAAGTCTCAGACATTATTTCAGAATCAAAACATTTGCCACAAATCGAGCTCAAAGTGTCCAGGTCAATACTTCCGAGAAGAGCAAGTTATGGCACTCCAACtaaag CTAAAACGAGTTCAATGG gtTTATATGATTTGCGTAAAGATAAACCTTATGTAATGGTTACTTCACCGGGTAGTCCTGAACATTTGGCTTCAAATCCAGCCCGGGTTTTAAGGGCTTCCAAAAGTGTTAGCGGACCGAATAGTTTACACGTCGGAGGGAAGATacag GTCAAATTAGGTTTTGACCCGCAATCACTGAAGTTGGTCGTAACTATAATGGCCGCTTCAAATCTGTTACCACGGTCTGATGGTTCACCAAGATCAGCATACGCCAAAGTATGCCTTTTACCGGATACAAGTGAAAAATCCAAACGAAGGACTAAAACGATAATGAATTCCACTGATCCTAAATGGaatcaaaatttttcatttacaacTATGAGAAGGTcggatttaaagtttaaagttctTCAAATTTCGTTATGGGATTATGATAACAATCCTACGAATCAATTCCTTGGTGAGGTACTGATCGAATTGGgacttaaaaaattagaaaacttGGCTGAATGGTATCCATTGACTGCACATCAAGAAATAACT ggAGAAGGAGGTATTACAATAGGTGATTATGATATGGAATACTCAGGAGAACACCTGTCTCCACCATCTACATTATCTCGACAATCAGATTCAGATGCTTCGGATGTTGATGATTGCTGTAGCGGACGACGAGTTGGAGCTGATGGCGCATCCATAAGTAGCCTCGGTAGTTCTATAAG CCCACCGCCCGATTATGATCATTTGGATCGGAGAAAAAGTCGTAGAGATATGTCACCATTACAAAAGTCATACGTGTATGGCactacaattgaaaaaaaatatggatacGAAGTCagtttaaaa caGCAGTCCGTACCAATTCGATCTACAACAAGTGTTAGTCATAGATCTAGATCTGCTGCACCGACTGATTCTCCTAGCCAACATTCCAGATCACGATCGAAAAGTCCAACCATGCTCTCCGACAGAAGAAGTTTATCTCCTCCAGATTATAGGTATCCTGGAGGTATTCAGAGCTATAGACAAGGTCCATCAAGGTTCTTAGCTAGGTCAGCAACAGCTACTCCTACATCCACTCCCAAAAAACGTCAACTTCCCCAAATTCCAGGAGCTATGCCTTCTTCTTTAGATGAACGAATTCCATAT tattttgatGACCAAACGTCATCGTTTCGAAGAAGAACGAGACAAGTGCAACCTCGGAGAGTTCAGAGTAGAACAGGAGGCCTTGGTAGATTACACCATTATGGTGGACTAAGTGATAGTGATATACCTATGCAACAACTTCGATCTCTGACACCTCCACACGTTAGAGGATCCATGATGTCCAGAGGAGAAACTGGAGATACTTGTGATATTGATGATAGTGATAGTGTTATCAGCAGTGCTTTATCTACGCAATCTGAACAGCCCAGATCGACGAGATTTTG CTGCTGCAACGCCACCGATTACCGCTACCCATCAACGTCACATTCACCCAGCTGTAGTTTTAGTAAAAGTAGTAGCAAGCGTGATAGTATACATTTGTACCGTTATAATTCATTTCCTGCTGATTATTTTTTACTCCATCCGATAGATAATAGACCGGTTTTAACGGAAAATTCGCCGACTGAAAACccaaaacctttaaaaaaaacacgatttaatttaaatcatctTGATAACCACGATCCTCTTTATGATTCCGATTCGGGGTTGGATATGCTAGGTTTTCAATCACCGACAGAGAGGCAAAGATCCCGTAGGAAAAGAAACCTGACTCTAGATTTAGGCGAATCAGTGTTAGACGTAGTGGGTAGCTATAGTGGCGCTGCTGTAGCGTTTAGTTATGCTTTAACCGACCCTTTAAATGCTATTGTCCATGGCAGTGATTATGGAGCGTCGCACAGTAGATCTGGATCGCAACAATCTCCTGTCATGGCACCAACGACCGATAGCAAGAGGGCTCAATTTTCACGGAGCCTGTCTAATGCTGATGTACAAACAGATAACATAACCG ATTCTGGTAGTTCAGGAAAACGAAGAGGTGATTCGTCTTCCTTAACAGAAAGTGCCGGTAAAAGCTCAGCTTCTGGGACCAACTCTTCCACTTCCGGTATGGGGAAAAAAAGTGCATCAGCTTCTCAATTATCAGCAACCG GGCGCAAGCGTAGGTTAGGTTTTGGTTCGAAAGGAAAATCTTCGTTTACGGTGCACAGAAGTGAAGAAGTGCTGCCTGGGGCAAGTCGCCCCCTCGTCAAACAGCCGTCCAGCGTTTCTAGTGACGGTGAAGCATCCCAAGACGGCGAAAG CGCCGGTCAGTCCACTGAGGGTGAAGTGACCACGTTCATTGGTAAACTTGGACCCGGGCAAAAAGTTAGTCGACAAATATTGGGGACTCCATATCGAGGTGACGTTAAAATCGGATTCAATTTTTTCGTAAACTTTATGGAAGTCACTGTTTTTGAAGCCAAGGATCTAATTAATGTTAAGGAAACAAAAACGAAGCTTCCAG ataCATACGTCAAAGTATACCTTGTGAAAGGCAAAAAGTGCGTGGAAAAACATcgtacaaaaacaattaaagagAGCTTGCAACCTAAGTACATGGAAATGCTCAAATTTAAAAGTTCCCCAGCTGGTTGTTTAATCCAG GTGTCGGTGTGGGGAGATTACGGACGCGAAAAAGGGAGAAAAGTGTTTATGGGGGTGGCCGTGATTTATATGGACAGCATAACTACGAGTCCCGGATCGTCATTGACAGAGTGGTACAGACTGTTCGGATCGTCGTCGTTG TGA
- the LOC100165632 gene encoding regulating synaptic membrane exocytosis protein 2 isoform X7, which yields MTALPAHGTTHIAPSLCRVVALLSAVCWCWVLRMAAEMPDLSHLTPEEREIIESVVHRQKQEEQKEQEIMRRKQEEVILLEEKIRQRSEQQKKAGVELDATCHICLKTKFADGVGHLCNYCGIRCCARCGGKVTLRSSKVIWVCILCRKKQELLSKSGEWINHGMAAAGGDPSRRSEVSSPCMMSDKRPKLERAHSAVEKENVPLLQRSNSLLRRQYSQQEPSSRKEQEHGLTDEYYRTGHDDYYRGGQLEGVSHRTGTGNQSSRSSHHQPPLHQFGPAAVDCKQSMMGGRGGPGPVPVRKHKRPGNTMPPERLHQQHQQHQQHQHQHQRISFSSSEEEELRSTSECTSCDEHESEKAIYRKMGTINGPRRKKTVRFDHRNHQTTQQTSKDSGFDTGSSIFTSNDDPIYLGDIKQPMSWQRSPDNKFLIGHMVLNKSVWETPISPSSSAAAMLGLKITGGKFLSATGRRCAIIDRVRKGSTADMEGNLKPGDEVLEWNGCLLQGKTQKEVSDIISESKHLPQIELKVSRSILPRRASYGTPTKAKTSSMGLYDLRKDKPYVMVTSPGSPEHLASNPARVLRASKSVSGPNSLHVGGKIQVKLGFDPQSLKLVVTIMAASNLLPRSDGSPRSAYAKVCLLPDTSEKSKRRTKTIMNSTDPKWNQNFSFTTMRRSDLKFKVLQISLWDYDNNPTNQFLGEVLIELGLKKLENLAEWYPLTAHQEITGEGGITIGDYDMEYSGEHLSPPSTLSRQSDSDASDVDDCCSGRRVGADGASISSLGSSISPPPDYDHLDRRKSRRDMSPLQKSYVYGTTIEKKYGYEVSLKQQSVPIRSTTSVSHRSRSAAPTDSPSQHSRSRSKSPTMLSDRRSLSPPDYRYPGGIQSYRQGPSRFLARSATATPTSTPKKRQLPQIPGAMPSSLDERIPYYFDDQTSSFRRRTRQVQPRRVQSRTGGLGRLHHYGGLSDSDIPMQQLRSLTPPHVRGSMMSRGETGDTCDIDDSDSVISSALSTQSEQPRSTRFCCCNATDYRYPSTSHSPSCSFSKSSSKRDSIHLYRYNSFPADYFLLHPIDNRPVLTENSPTENPKPLKKTRFNLNHLDNHDPLYDSDSGLDMLGFQSPTERQRSRRKRNLTLDLGESVLDVVGSYSGAAVAFSYALTDPLNAIVHGSDYGASHSRSGSQQSPVMAPTTDSKRAQFSRSLSNADVQTDNITDSGSSGKRRGDSSSLTESAGKSSASGTNSSTSGMGKKSASASQLSATEGRSSKGKRGSGGGGGGAQPNFKRSQEVAPGRQASLTSLSSDCPSSAGQSTEGEVTTFIGKLGPGQKVSRQILGTPYRGDVKIGFNFFVNFMEVTVFEAKDLINVKETKTKLPDTYVKVYLVKGKKCVEKHRTKTIKESLQPKYMEMLKFKSSPAGCLIQVSVWGDYGREKGRKVFMGVAVIYMDSITTSPGSSLTEWYRLFGSSSL from the exons GCGCACGGGACGACGCACATAGCACCGTCGTTGTGCCGGGTGGTGGCGCTTCTTAGTGCCGTGTGCTGGTGTTGGGTACTGAGAATGGCTGCCGAGATGCCGGACCTGTCGCACCTGACGCCCGAGGAACGGGAGATCATCGAGTCCGTAGTGCACAGGCAAAAACAGGAGGAACAGAAGGAACAGGAAATCATGAG GCGAAAGCAAGAAGAAGTAATTTTATTGGAAGAGAAAATCCGGCAACGCAGTGAACAGCAAAAAAAGGCAGGCGTCGAGTTGGACGCAACTTGTCATATATGCCTGAAGACCAAATTTGCCGACGGTGTCGGACACCTGTGCAACTATTGCGGTATCAGATGTTGTGCCAGGTGTGGTGGCAAGGTTACCCTGCGTTCTAGCAAA GTGATATGGGTGTGCATATTGTGCCGGAAAAAACAAGAGCTTCTCAGCAAGTCTGGGGAATGGATCAACCACGGTATGGCGGCCGCGGGCGGCGACCCGTCCCGACGTTCCGAGGTGTCGTCGCCCTGTATGATGTCGGATAAGAGGCCCAAGCTCGAGAGGGCACACAGCGCAGTGGAAAAGGAGAACGTGCCACTGTTGCAACGGTCCAATAGCCTCCTGCGGCGCCAATACTCCCAACAGGAGCCGTCCAGCCGGAAGGAGCAGGAGCATGGACTGACCGACGAATACTATCGCACA GGCCATGACGATTACTATCGTGGCGGTCAGCTGGAAGGGGTGTCACACAGGACCGGAACCGGCAACCAGTCGTCCAGGTCTTCGCACCACCAGCCTCCGCTGCACCAGTTCGGTCCTGCTGCGGTGGACTGTAAACAGTCGATGATGGGGGGTCGTGGAGGTCCCGGTCCCGTGCCGGTGCGCAAGCACAAAAGGCCCGGGAACACGATGCCCCCCGAACGGCTACACCAGCAGCACCAGCAGCACCAACAGCACCAGCACCAGCACCAACGCATCAGTTTTTCCAGCTCTGAGGAGGAGGAGCTGCGGTCCACGTCTGAGTGCACCAGCTGTGACGAGCACGAAAGCGAAAAAG CAATTTACCGCAAGATGGGTACCATTAATGGACCGAGGCGAAAGAAAACTGTGCGATTCGACCACCGAAACCATCAAACGACACAACAAACGTCCAAAGACTCCGGATTTGACACCGGCAGTTCGATATTCACGTCCAATGATGACCCAATATACCTCGGCGACATTAAG CAACCGATGTCGTGGCAACGGAGCCCCGATAACAAGTTCTTGATAGGTCACATGGTGCTTAACAAGTCTGTTTGGGAGACCCCGATCAGCCCGTCTTCCAGCGCGGCCGCCATGTTGGGCCTGAAAATCACCGGCGGCAAATTCCTGTCGGCCACCGGAAGGAGATGCGCGATTATCGATCGCGTCCGGAAAGGCAGTACAGCTGACATGGAGGGAAATTTGAAACCGG GAGACGAGGTTTTGGAATGGAATGGTTGTCTATTGCAAGGAAAAACACAAAAAGAAGTCTCAGACATTATTTCAGAATCAAAACATTTGCCACAAATCGAGCTCAAAGTGTCCAGGTCAATACTTCCGAGAAGAGCAAGTTATGGCACTCCAACtaaag CTAAAACGAGTTCAATGG gtTTATATGATTTGCGTAAAGATAAACCTTATGTAATGGTTACTTCACCGGGTAGTCCTGAACATTTGGCTTCAAATCCAGCCCGGGTTTTAAGGGCTTCCAAAAGTGTTAGCGGACCGAATAGTTTACACGTCGGAGGGAAGATacag GTCAAATTAGGTTTTGACCCGCAATCACTGAAGTTGGTCGTAACTATAATGGCCGCTTCAAATCTGTTACCACGGTCTGATGGTTCACCAAGATCAGCATACGCCAAAGTATGCCTTTTACCGGATACAAGTGAAAAATCCAAACGAAGGACTAAAACGATAATGAATTCCACTGATCCTAAATGGaatcaaaatttttcatttacaacTATGAGAAGGTcggatttaaagtttaaagttctTCAAATTTCGTTATGGGATTATGATAACAATCCTACGAATCAATTCCTTGGTGAGGTACTGATCGAATTGGgacttaaaaaattagaaaacttGGCTGAATGGTATCCATTGACTGCACATCAAGAAATAACT ggAGAAGGAGGTATTACAATAGGTGATTATGATATGGAATACTCAGGAGAACACCTGTCTCCACCATCTACATTATCTCGACAATCAGATTCAGATGCTTCGGATGTTGATGATTGCTGTAGCGGACGACGAGTTGGAGCTGATGGCGCATCCATAAGTAGCCTCGGTAGTTCTATAAG CCCACCGCCCGATTATGATCATTTGGATCGGAGAAAAAGTCGTAGAGATATGTCACCATTACAAAAGTCATACGTGTATGGCactacaattgaaaaaaaatatggatacGAAGTCagtttaaaa caGCAGTCCGTACCAATTCGATCTACAACAAGTGTTAGTCATAGATCTAGATCTGCTGCACCGACTGATTCTCCTAGCCAACATTCCAGATCACGATCGAAAAGTCCAACCATGCTCTCCGACAGAAGAAGTTTATCTCCTCCAGATTATAGGTATCCTGGAGGTATTCAGAGCTATAGACAAGGTCCATCAAGGTTCTTAGCTAGGTCAGCAACAGCTACTCCTACATCCACTCCCAAAAAACGTCAACTTCCCCAAATTCCAGGAGCTATGCCTTCTTCTTTAGATGAACGAATTCCATAT tattttgatGACCAAACGTCATCGTTTCGAAGAAGAACGAGACAAGTGCAACCTCGGAGAGTTCAGAGTAGAACAGGAGGCCTTGGTAGATTACACCATTATGGTGGACTAAGTGATAGTGATATACCTATGCAACAACTTCGATCTCTGACACCTCCACACGTTAGAGGATCCATGATGTCCAGAGGAGAAACTGGAGATACTTGTGATATTGATGATAGTGATAGTGTTATCAGCAGTGCTTTATCTACGCAATCTGAACAGCCCAGATCGACGAGATTTTG CTGCTGCAACGCCACCGATTACCGCTACCCATCAACGTCACATTCACCCAGCTGTAGTTTTAGTAAAAGTAGTAGCAAGCGTGATAGTATACATTTGTACCGTTATAATTCATTTCCTGCTGATTATTTTTTACTCCATCCGATAGATAATAGACCGGTTTTAACGGAAAATTCGCCGACTGAAAACccaaaacctttaaaaaaaacacgatttaatttaaatcatctTGATAACCACGATCCTCTTTATGATTCCGATTCGGGGTTGGATATGCTAGGTTTTCAATCACCGACAGAGAGGCAAAGATCCCGTAGGAAAAGAAACCTGACTCTAGATTTAGGCGAATCAGTGTTAGACGTAGTGGGTAGCTATAGTGGCGCTGCTGTAGCGTTTAGTTATGCTTTAACCGACCCTTTAAATGCTATTGTCCATGGCAGTGATTATGGAGCGTCGCACAGTAGATCTGGATCGCAACAATCTCCTGTCATGGCACCAACGACCGATAGCAAGAGGGCTCAATTTTCACGGAGCCTGTCTAATGCTGATGTACAAACAGATAACATAACCG ATTCTGGTAGTTCAGGAAAACGAAGAGGTGATTCGTCTTCCTTAACAGAAAGTGCCGGTAAAAGCTCAGCTTCTGGGACCAACTCTTCCACTTCCGGTATGGGGAAAAAAAGTGCATCAGCTTCTCAATTATCAGCAACCG AAGGAAGGAGCTCGAAAGGGAAACGCGGTTCAGGTGGCGGAGGCGGTGGCGCCCAACCCAATTTTAAGCGGTCCCAAGAGGTGGCCCCGGGCAGACAAGCAAGCCTCACCAGTCTTTCTAGCGATTGTCCAAGCTC CGCCGGTCAGTCCACTGAGGGTGAAGTGACCACGTTCATTGGTAAACTTGGACCCGGGCAAAAAGTTAGTCGACAAATATTGGGGACTCCATATCGAGGTGACGTTAAAATCGGATTCAATTTTTTCGTAAACTTTATGGAAGTCACTGTTTTTGAAGCCAAGGATCTAATTAATGTTAAGGAAACAAAAACGAAGCTTCCAG ataCATACGTCAAAGTATACCTTGTGAAAGGCAAAAAGTGCGTGGAAAAACATcgtacaaaaacaattaaagagAGCTTGCAACCTAAGTACATGGAAATGCTCAAATTTAAAAGTTCCCCAGCTGGTTGTTTAATCCAG GTGTCGGTGTGGGGAGATTACGGACGCGAAAAAGGGAGAAAAGTGTTTATGGGGGTGGCCGTGATTTATATGGACAGCATAACTACGAGTCCCGGATCGTCATTGACAGAGTGGTACAGACTGTTCGGATCGTCGTCGTTG TGA